From uncultured Desulfobacter sp.:
CAGGGAAAAACCCATGACCAGCTGCAAAAGGCCCTCAACACAATAGTTGAGATTGAGCTGCAGGAAGCACACAAGCAGAACGACTTTAAGCTAAGCTACTATATAGCTATAGATGCCGATCACAAAAGTATCATTACAAAAGTAGCGACCCGGTTGGCAAAACTGGGAGTAAATGTCAGCCTGATTCATAGCCTTGATGAACCAGAGCAAATCGTCCTGCTGGACATCCTGCCGCGCAACGCAACTAAAAAGCACGCCATTAAATTTTTGCAAAAGCAGTTAGGCTACAAAACCCGGGAAATAGTCTTTGCCGGAGACAGTGGCAACGACCTGCAGGTATTGAGCAGTTCAATCCCTTCGATTCTTGTGGCCAATGCGGAAGATGATATCAAAAAAAAGGCCCGGAAGCTCGCTGACAAAAACGGCCAGACCAAAGCCCTCTTCCTGGCAGAGGAGGATAACTTTGCCCTTGGCGGTAATTACACAGCCGGAGTTTTGCAGGGGCTTATATACTTTGCCCCGGAAATAGGAGAAAAAATAAAAATACCATGAGAAAGAATAAAGACAAACTCTACATTTTTGGAGAAGTGCTTTTTGACTGTTTTCCAACCGGTGAAGAAATTTTGGGCGGGGCGCCGTTCAATGTCGCCTGGCATCTCCAGGCTTTTGGTGATCAGCCAACATTAATTTCCCGGGTGGGAAAAGATAACCAGGGCACCAGGGTCTTAAAAGCAATGGAAAAATGGCAGATGAACATCCAAGCGGTGCAGGTCGATGATAAAAATCCCACCGGACAGGTTGACATTACAATTGATGCGGGTGAACCACGCTATGATATTACCGCACCGAGCGCCTACGATTTTATCACCCACGCTCAGCTGCCCGCATCGCCTGCCTATGGCATCCTTTATCATGGAACCCTTTGCCTGAGAAACCAGGTATCCCGCAGCACCTATGAGAAAATAAGCCACAATAATAAACTGAAGATTTTTCTTGATGTCAACCTGCGTTCACCCTGGTGGCAGAGAGAAGAGGCTCTCGCCTGGCTCAAAAAAGCCCACTGGGTGAAAATGAATCTGGAGGAACTTAAACTGCTGGGGAAAAATGACACCACAAGCATAGAAGAACAGATGGCTGAGCTGCAAACAACCTATGAACTTGAACAGCTGATAGTGACCCGGGGGGCACAAGGTACCATCATCAGAACCGCTACAGGTGATTTCTTCTCGCTGGTTCCAGAAAAAGCCTTGAAAATCGTTGATACTGTCGGCGCTGGAGACGCCTTCAGCGCTGTATATATTCACGGTTTACGAAACGGCTGGTCCGTTGCTCAAAGTCTCCAAAACGCTCAGAAATTCGCGAGTAAAGTTATTGGCTTACGTGGTGCAACCACAGCAGACCTGACCTTTTATCAAAAATTTATGGCTTCAATTTCTTCATAGGCCTTATTTTTTTTTATTTCATACTAGAACTTGATGATCGAGTGCAACTAATTGAAATTGTAATAATCATTATTTAAGGTAAAATATGTACGAACAAGTTGCCCATACACTTTTAAATGACATTCTTAACCGTATCAAACCGGAAATTTCCAAGCAGGACCTGCGACATTTTTACACCCGCCTTGGAGCAAATTTTTACAGCATTCACTCCCTGTTTCAAAAGCTTTACGGAGAACGCGAGGATTTTATAGAGCAGGCTCAAAAACTGGTTGAAACCATGGCTCTGCAGTATATTAAGCGCCCGGAAAATCTTCGCAGGCTCGATCTCGCCCGGGAAAAGGATTACAACTGGTTTCTCAGCCAGCAGCTGGTCGGAATGGCTCTCTATTGCAAAGGCTTTGCAGGTAGCCTCAAAAACCTGCAGGGACACCTGAATTATTTCCAGGAACTGGGTGTTAATCTGGTTCATGTGATGCCGATACTACCCTGTCCGGAAGGGAAAAGTGACGGCGGCTATGCCGTTAACGATTTTAGAGAGATCAACCCTGAACTTGGAACCTTAGAAGATCTTCAACAATTGACAGCCGAAATGAAAAAGCGCGATCTCCTGCTCGTGCTCGATGTCGTTGTCAACCACACCTCCGATATGCACTACTGGGCAAAGCGCGCCAGAGCTGGTGAAAAAAAATATCAGGACTACTACTACACCTTCGCAACGCGCAACGTTCCGGATATGTTTGAACAGAGCATGCCTGAGATATTTCCGGAGACATCGCCTGGAAACTTCACTTGGGATGAAGAAATGGGCCGCTGGGTTATGACCGTCTTCAATGATTTTCAGTGGGATCTTAACTACAGCAACCCTTCAGTTTTTATTGAGATGCTCAACATAATCCTTTTCTGGGCCAACCAGGGAGCCGATATTTTGCGGCTTGATGCAGTGGCATTTCTGTGGAAAAAAATAGGCAGTACCTGCCAAAATGAACGGGAAGCACACCTGCTCTTACAACTTTTCAAAGACTGCTGCCAGGTCACCGCACCTGGGGTAGTCTACATTGCCGAGGCCATTGTTGCTCCTGTGGAGATGATAAAATATTTTGGGGAGGATGCAGTTATCGCCAAGGAGTGTGAGATTGCCTACAATGCCACCTTCATGGTGCTGTTATGGGACGCGGTAGCTACCAAAAATGCCCGCCTACTCAACCAGGGTATCAAGAACCTGCCGGTCAAACTGGAAAGAGCTACCTGGCTAAACTACGTTCGTTGTCATGATGACATAGGCCTGGGTTTTGATGACCGGGACATTGTGCTTTGTGATTACGAACCCGCCCGACACCGAAAATTTCTGGTTGATTATTTCACCGGAAAGTTTGAGGAATCCCACGCCCGCGGCCTGCCTTTTGGACAGAACAAGAAGACCGGCGACGCTCGTATTTCAGGCTCCCTTGCTTCACTCGTCGGTCTGGAACATGCCCTTGAAACCGGCGACAATAAAGCGATAGACGATTCAATCAAAATGATCTTGCTCCTGCACAGCATGATTCTATCCTTTGGCGGTATCCCGCTTATCTACTACGGCGATGAAATCGGCACCCTCAACAACGATTCCTACCGTGATGATCCCCTTAAAGCAGGGGATTCACGTTGGGTACACCGACCATGGTTTGACTGGGAGAAAGCGGAAAGGAGAAACCGTCCAGGCACCGTCGAATATAAAATCTTCACTGCCTTGAAACAGATGATTTCCATAAGAAAAGAAATTACTGTTTTTGCCGATTTCAATAATCGAGAGCTTATCGAAGTAGAAAATCCGCACCTTTTTGTTTTTGGTCGTTACCACCTGCAACAGCCAAGCGAGCAGGTTCTGGTGGTTGCCAATTTTAGTGAGCATCCTCAACATCTCAACCTCGACGACCTCGGGACATGGAAAGCGCAATACAAAACGCTGGTGGATTTATACAGTGGGGAGAGTCCGGATATCTTTAAAAACAGTCTTGTCATTCCCGGATACGGTTTTTACTGGCTATGTGAAAAGTAATAAACACTTGAAACCTTATAAAAAATTTGTATACTAAAGGGGTCTGCTATTTTAAGGGAGCGTTATGGATATTCAGACTTCAGGAATAAACAGCTATTATAAATATCAACCCGTTCTTGAGCAGGGATCTGGTCTGATACCTTCATCCTCCGGGGCCGATCCTCGAACAAAGGATACGCAGGTCAATGCCCCTCTGTCCCTGTCTGACGGTGAAGAACAAGCTGATCCGGTTGCCCAGACCCAGGAAGATGAAACCGTCCAGGAAAAAGATCAGCCTTCAGAGTCCGATGCTGAGTCGGAGTTTACCCAGGAAGAGAAACTACTTGTCGAAAAACTTCAAAAAGTTGACGCTGACGTGCGGGCTCACGAAATGGCCCACATTGCCGCAGGCGGCGAATATATCACCTCTGGTGCCACCTTTTCTTACCAGGAGGGCCCTGACGGAAAAAACTATGCGGTAGGCGGAGAGGTCAGTATTGATACCTCACCCGAACCTGGAGATCCCGAGGCAACATTACAAAAAATGCAGCGGGTGCGTGCCGCAGCATTAGCCCCTGCCCAACCATCCTCCCAGGATATAAAAGTGGCATCCAACGCTGCATCCCTGACAGCAAAAGCCATGGCTGAAATCACACAGCTTATGGCAGATGAGCAGGCCAAGCAAATGGAGACGGCGGTGTCCGGTTATACCCAACAGCAGGTTTCTGATGCGTATGCCAAAACAGGCAGCATCCCCAGCCAGGATACCCAAAATTCATTTCACATCGCTATCTGAAAAAAACCTGTGATTACCGTAAATCAATCATAACTATATTGTTATAAAGATAAATTTTTGATATCGTTAGACATAAATTGCTACAAACCGGAGTAAAATTGATAAATATGAACATCCATAACAATGTTTCAGCTTTACAGGCTTTTTCAAACCAGATATCGGTTTCTTCAAACAATGTAGCCAACTCTCTGTCAGACGAGTTCAAGGCGGACAGAGCGCATAATGTTGAGGCAAAGAACGGACAGGTACAAACGTCTATTTCCAAAACCCAGGCAAGTGCGCCACGGGTTAAAGATCCTCTTAAAAACGACGGTTCCTTAAAGGAATTATCCAACACAGACATTGCAGAGGAAATGGTTGTGCAGATGCAAGCACAGAACGGATTTGATGCTAACGCCAAAATGATTCAGGCCTATGATGAAACAACCGGAACCCTATTGGATATCATTGGATAAACCAGCAGGTTTGGAATAAGGCCCACACCACTTCTATTGTGCCAAAACTTACTTCCCTAATCCGCATCATCTTAACCTTTTTTGGTGCTTTGCTGATCTGCTTTGGCTGCGGCAAGGCTAACGTAACAGCCCCTGACAGCCCCCCGACGGATCAGCTTGCCCTTCCCGGGCAATCCTCTGATGAACCTGGATATAACATACCCTGCCCCCGGCCCGAACCCAAACCTAAAATTGACAGTTCACCCCCTGCCAGCAAAGCCCGTCAAACCATTGTCCAGGCGGCCACCACTGCCGTGGGTACGACCTATCGCTGGGGAGGTCTTTCTCCCAAGGGTTTTGACTGCTCAGGGTTAGTCGTATATACCTACCGCAAAATAGGGATTCATGTACCAAGAACAGCCAAGTCCCAGTTCAAAAACTGCACGGCAGTCACCCGGCGCAACATCAAACCTGCAGACCTGGTTTTTTTTTCAGTGCCCAGAAAAAAAGGGTTTGTGCACGTAGGGATTTACATCGGTAAAGGACAATTTGTCCATGCACCAGGCAGGGGGCGCAAGGTGACACGCGCCTCATTAGACAATATTTACTTCAAACAGCAGTTCATCAAAGCCGGAAATTTTTTTAAAAAAGAGGCTGCCTAATGGGATCTTAAATCCAGTTTCGGCACTAAAAAATATGGTTCGATCAACGCATGGGGAACATATGACAATTTTGCCTTGCGTAATCCAGGTATTCCAAGATCCTGTTCCCGATTGATATATCGTGCGGTTCCTTTTAGAACTTTGGCAGTCTCATAATTAATCATCTGGGCGGCCCCCTTAAAAGAGACATCGGCTTTTTCAAAATGAACATCCCAGGTATCAGAGGATAAGGGGCTGAAAACAGCAAAAGCCACAATTTCATCTTTAACCAGCAGCATCAGTCCGCTTAAACCCAGATCGCTCCAGTGGGAAAAGGCAATGGTCATGGCATCAGATTCTTCAACCAGAGAACTGGAAATAGAAGGCATGCCGGCAAGCAGGCGCCGCTCAAATTGCATTAGATCCTTACAATTTTCCTCATTTATGGGAACGACGGAATACTCCGGGTACGCCCGCTTAAACTGGGAAATGAGATTTTTTTTCTTATGCAGCTTATTACCTTTTAACTCTGCCAGGTCCTCTGTCTGGTAAACATAATCTGCCGCATCCCGGTCAGAGGTAATACTGAAATAACGTTCCAAATCCGGCCAGATCTCCACATAAGATTCAGGCACCAGTCCAATATTTCCTGACAGTCCTGCGGCAACAGCCTTCTTGGACAACGCAAACAATTCTTCAGGTTCTAAATCCTCTCCTATGGGCATAAACAGGGTCTGGCTGCGATCGTCATGAATAACCAAGCTGTTCTTATAAAAGAACCACGAATAGCGGTACAGGCTCTGCCAACAGAAAAGATTGACAAAGCTGTACTCACATGAGCAGGGTGGATAATGGCCCAGGAAATCAAGGATCCGAGAACGGGTTTCCAGATCAAATTTCCCGGGCTTTAGTATACTTGGTTCAGTCTGCAGATCATCCGTACTGTTACTGGCCATTGGCGGCGTATCATAAGCAGCCGATTCTTGGCTATGGCATATCATTGTTTTTCCTTTTCCATGAAAGTCATAGTCAACGGCTAAGTGACTTTCATGTCTTGTTAGGGGTCAAGGCTTACTAATTCAGGTCAACCCTTGGCTGTTTTATATGAAAGAACTAAACTAACCAGTTAGTTTCTTTCATGATTTGTTGTGGCCTAACCTCGGTGAAAGACCAGGTCGGCCATGGCCGTTATTCAAGTTTAAAGGGGATGTAATCCTTCATCTGCCGGAATCCCAAATTTTCATAAAATCCACGGGTTCCGGGCTCACCGATTAATCCAATCCAGTCCACGCCCTTTTTTTTAAGTTCCTGGATCAAAAAAGTCACAATCAGGCTGCCGATACCACGTTTCTGATAGGCAGACAGCACAACCACGTCTTGAATATAAGCATCACTACACAGATCGGAAAGGGCCCGTCCCATTCCAATTAATTTTTTTCCCCAAAAAGCACCTGCAAACAACGCTGATTCTTCAGGAATCCGACGCAAAAAGTCATCTGTAATTTTATAATTGTCCTGCCACCACCCGGCATCCTGGTATAAGGCTTGAAGTTCATCCACAGGAACAGTGCGCACAAGTTTTATCTCAAGTCTATTAAGCTTTTCTGTCCTCATAGACCTTCGCCTTTCACTCGATGATCAAGTTTTTGTTAATTTGCCCAACTTCGGCGCTGAAAAAGTTTCTATGCTAAAAATGCTTTGTATTCATACGGTTAAAAATAATTTTCGCTTTGAATTTGAACAAATTCCATAAAAATCTAATAATCGAGTTTCAACATTTTTTCTGCAAAATATGGAAGCACAAAAGCCGCACGATGCACCCGAGAACTATAATATTTAAGCTGGGACTGAAGCGCCGGTGGTACTGAACGTGCCGGTGCCGTAAGCTTAGGCCCTAAAGATCCCATACACATACTAATGTGACCGCCGGTATATGTGGGGACAATAATGTTTGCATAGGCATATATGGGAAACAAAGACCGTGTAATGCCGATCAATTTTTCAACCAAATCCGGGTGAAGAAAAAAGGATTCGCCTTGGGTTGCAATCAGACCGCCGGGTTTAAGCGCATGCTTTAAATCCTGGTAGAACTGATTTTCAAACAAGACCTCTCCGGGGCCAACCGGGTCCGAGGAATCAACAATAATTACATCATAATAACCAGGGCGTTCCCGGACAAAGGAAGCCCCGTCTTTGATATGAACAGTAACCCTGGGATCGTCGAACCCACAGGCCATGGACGGCAGGAACCGTTTTGAAACATTGATGACCTCTTCATCAATTTCACAAAAATCAATGACGCAGACGTCATCGTGACGATTAATCTCACGCAAAACACCGCCGTCTCCTCCACCGATCACAAGCACATTTTCTGGGTTGGGGTGAGAAAACAGGGGCAGATGCCCCATCATTTCCTGGTAACTGAACTCATCTCTTTCAGTTAATTGAATGATGCCGTCGAGCACCAGCATCCGGCCGTGGGAACGGGTCTGGTACAGGTCAATCTGCTGAAACCTGCTTTTTTTACTGTAAAGAAGTTCATCCACTTTCAGGGAAACGGCAATGCCTTCCCACATGGGACAAACTTCTGAAAACCATCCTTTATGTACAATACCTGCATTTGTCATTATTGTCTTAAAGCCACCTGCATCTTGTAGTGGCTGCCCCGAAAATATGACAGGAAAAATTCCGACAACTCACGGGGCTCATATTTATTGCAGGAAAAAATATCCAGATATGCAGTTTTTGTTGTATGGGCAAAATGTCCTGATATCCCAGACGTTTCAATGGATCTTGTCATGGAAAAACCAGTTGCAGTTTCGGTTTCATCGTAATAAACCAAAGGTGCCTTTTCTGTGTCCATGATGCCAAGCTTTCCACACACGCTGCCGACAAATTTTTTTATACATTCAGAATCTTTTATCATATCAGAACTACAGTCATATACATCAACAGACGTCGATACACCCCAAGGTTTTAGGTTTTCGTACACTCTTTTCCAGGCTATGGGAAGTGTTCGTCTATCCATTACCTTTTCATCGCTGTTTGTCACGCAACTTTCGAAACCAGACGGCAGTATCCCCCTGTTTTG
This genomic window contains:
- a CDS encoding putative metalloprotease CJM1_0395 family protein yields the protein MDIQTSGINSYYKYQPVLEQGSGLIPSSSGADPRTKDTQVNAPLSLSDGEEQADPVAQTQEDETVQEKDQPSESDAESEFTQEEKLLVEKLQKVDADVRAHEMAHIAAGGEYITSGATFSYQEGPDGKNYAVGGEVSIDTSPEPGDPEATLQKMQRVRAAALAPAQPSSQDIKVASNAASLTAKAMAEITQLMADEQAKQMETAVSGYTQQQVSDAYAKTGSIPSQDTQNSFHIAI
- a CDS encoding HAD-IIB family hydrolase — translated: MMVNKLLLCTDMDRTIIPNGRQTEHPDARRQFAKLCSIPQVKLVYVTGRSLALVKQAISEYDLPEPEYIISDVGTIIYEKKKSLWQKMQTWQERIAKDWQGKTHDQLQKALNTIVEIELQEAHKQNDFKLSYYIAIDADHKSIITKVATRLAKLGVNVSLIHSLDEPEQIVLLDILPRNATKKHAIKFLQKQLGYKTREIVFAGDSGNDLQVLSSSIPSILVANAEDDIKKKARKLADKNGQTKALFLAEEDNFALGGNYTAGVLQGLIYFAPEIGEKIKIP
- a CDS encoding carbohydrate kinase is translated as MRKNKDKLYIFGEVLFDCFPTGEEILGGAPFNVAWHLQAFGDQPTLISRVGKDNQGTRVLKAMEKWQMNIQAVQVDDKNPTGQVDITIDAGEPRYDITAPSAYDFITHAQLPASPAYGILYHGTLCLRNQVSRSTYEKISHNNKLKIFLDVNLRSPWWQREEALAWLKKAHWVKMNLEELKLLGKNDTTSIEEQMAELQTTYELEQLIVTRGAQGTIIRTATGDFFSLVPEKALKIVDTVGAGDAFSAVYIHGLRNGWSVAQSLQNAQKFASKVIGLRGATTADLTFYQKFMASISS
- a CDS encoding phosphatidylglycerol lysyltransferase domain-containing protein encodes the protein MICHSQESAAYDTPPMASNSTDDLQTEPSILKPGKFDLETRSRILDFLGHYPPCSCEYSFVNLFCWQSLYRYSWFFYKNSLVIHDDRSQTLFMPIGEDLEPEELFALSKKAVAAGLSGNIGLVPESYVEIWPDLERYFSITSDRDAADYVYQTEDLAELKGNKLHKKKNLISQFKRAYPEYSVVPINEENCKDLMQFERRLLAGMPSISSSLVEESDAMTIAFSHWSDLGLSGLMLLVKDEIVAFAVFSPLSSDTWDVHFEKADVSFKGAAQMINYETAKVLKGTARYINREQDLGIPGLRKAKLSYVPHALIEPYFLVPKLDLRSH
- the speD gene encoding adenosylmethionine decarboxylase; this encodes MLDKNKKRAVCHPDLGFALGRHITIEYYDCASDVLLDKDGVESVLLEAARESGATIISSSFHQFEPQGVSGVVIIAESHFTVHAWPEHNYAAVDIFTCADNIDLDTAIHSIEAHFSSQRVVISSDQNRGILPSGFESCVTNSDEKVMDRRTLPIAWKRVYENLKPWGVSTSVDVYDCSSDMIKDSECIKKFVGSVCGKLGIMDTEKAPLVYYDETETATGFSMTRSIETSGISGHFAHTTKTAYLDIFSCNKYEPRELSEFFLSYFRGSHYKMQVALRQ
- a CDS encoding flagellar basal body rod C-terminal domain-containing protein; protein product: MNIHNNVSALQAFSNQISVSSNNVANSLSDEFKADRAHNVEAKNGQVQTSISKTQASAPRVKDPLKNDGSLKELSNTDIAEEMVVQMQAQNGFDANAKMIQAYDETTGTLLDIIG
- a CDS encoding alpha-amylase family glycosyl hydrolase; translation: MYEQVAHTLLNDILNRIKPEISKQDLRHFYTRLGANFYSIHSLFQKLYGEREDFIEQAQKLVETMALQYIKRPENLRRLDLAREKDYNWFLSQQLVGMALYCKGFAGSLKNLQGHLNYFQELGVNLVHVMPILPCPEGKSDGGYAVNDFREINPELGTLEDLQQLTAEMKKRDLLLVLDVVVNHTSDMHYWAKRARAGEKKYQDYYYTFATRNVPDMFEQSMPEIFPETSPGNFTWDEEMGRWVMTVFNDFQWDLNYSNPSVFIEMLNIILFWANQGADILRLDAVAFLWKKIGSTCQNEREAHLLLQLFKDCCQVTAPGVVYIAEAIVAPVEMIKYFGEDAVIAKECEIAYNATFMVLLWDAVATKNARLLNQGIKNLPVKLERATWLNYVRCHDDIGLGFDDRDIVLCDYEPARHRKFLVDYFTGKFEESHARGLPFGQNKKTGDARISGSLASLVGLEHALETGDNKAIDDSIKMILLLHSMILSFGGIPLIYYGDEIGTLNNDSYRDDPLKAGDSRWVHRPWFDWEKAERRNRPGTVEYKIFTALKQMISIRKEITVFADFNNRELIEVENPHLFVFGRYHLQQPSEQVLVVANFSEHPQHLNLDDLGTWKAQYKTLVDLYSGESPDIFKNSLVIPGYGFYWLCEK
- a CDS encoding GNAT family N-acetyltransferase — its product is MRTEKLNRLEIKLVRTVPVDELQALYQDAGWWQDNYKITDDFLRRIPEESALFAGAFWGKKLIGMGRALSDLCSDAYIQDVVVLSAYQKRGIGSLIVTFLIQELKKKGVDWIGLIGEPGTRGFYENLGFRQMKDYIPFKLE
- a CDS encoding C40 family peptidase; the protein is MPKLTSLIRIILTFFGALLICFGCGKANVTAPDSPPTDQLALPGQSSDEPGYNIPCPRPEPKPKIDSSPPASKARQTIVQAATTAVGTTYRWGGLSPKGFDCSGLVVYTYRKIGIHVPRTAKSQFKNCTAVTRRNIKPADLVFFSVPRKKGFVHVGIYIGKGQFVHAPGRGRKVTRASLDNIYFKQQFIKAGNFFKKEAA
- the speE gene encoding polyamine aminopropyltransferase codes for the protein MTNAGIVHKGWFSEVCPMWEGIAVSLKVDELLYSKKSRFQQIDLYQTRSHGRMLVLDGIIQLTERDEFSYQEMMGHLPLFSHPNPENVLVIGGGDGGVLREINRHDDVCVIDFCEIDEEVINVSKRFLPSMACGFDDPRVTVHIKDGASFVRERPGYYDVIIVDSSDPVGPGEVLFENQFYQDLKHALKPGGLIATQGESFFLHPDLVEKLIGITRSLFPIYAYANIIVPTYTGGHISMCMGSLGPKLTAPARSVPPALQSQLKYYSSRVHRAAFVLPYFAEKMLKLDY